One region of Catenuloplanes indicus genomic DNA includes:
- a CDS encoding glycoside hydrolase family 43 protein, translating to MRARITALLCVLAFLVVPAGPARADNPIVQTIYTADPAPLVHNGRVYLYTGHDEDGSTWFTMREWRVYSSADMVNWTDHGSPMSVATFAWASADAWAGQVIARNGKFYWYVPVTSRATGRMAIGVGVSSSPTGPFTDALGRPLVENGEIDPSVMIDTDGQAYLYWGNPNLWYVRLNTDMISYTGGVNRIPLTTAGFGTRTGDANRPTLYEEGPWVYKRNGLYYNVFAAKCCSEFIAYSTAPGPTGPWTYRGTIMPTQGSSFTNHAGIIDFNGGSYFFYHNGALPGGGGFTRSVAVEKFTYNADGTIPTITMTTAGAPQNGTLDPYTRQEAETIAWSAGVETERASEGGMNVGFLENGDYIKVKGVAFGGGAATVTARVASAAAGGRIELRTGSPTGTTVGTCTVPGTGGWQSWATVSCPVNGLTGTQDLYLRFAGGSGYLFNVDWWQFARAS from the coding sequence ATGAGGGCCCGGATCACCGCGCTGCTGTGCGTGCTCGCGTTCCTGGTCGTCCCCGCCGGGCCGGCCCGCGCGGACAACCCGATCGTGCAGACCATCTACACCGCCGACCCGGCACCGCTGGTGCACAACGGCCGCGTCTACCTCTACACCGGCCACGACGAGGACGGGTCCACCTGGTTCACCATGCGCGAGTGGCGGGTCTACTCGTCCGCCGACATGGTCAACTGGACCGATCACGGCTCGCCGATGAGCGTGGCCACGTTCGCCTGGGCCAGCGCGGACGCCTGGGCCGGGCAGGTGATCGCGCGTAACGGGAAGTTCTACTGGTACGTGCCGGTGACCAGCCGGGCGACCGGGCGGATGGCGATCGGCGTCGGCGTGTCCAGCAGCCCGACCGGGCCGTTCACCGACGCGCTCGGCCGGCCGCTGGTCGAGAACGGCGAGATCGACCCGTCCGTCATGATCGACACCGACGGGCAGGCCTACCTCTACTGGGGCAACCCCAACCTGTGGTACGTGCGGCTGAACACCGACATGATCAGCTACACCGGCGGCGTGAACCGGATACCGCTCACCACGGCCGGGTTCGGCACCCGCACCGGCGACGCGAACCGGCCCACGCTGTACGAGGAAGGGCCGTGGGTCTACAAGCGCAACGGCCTGTACTACAACGTCTTCGCGGCGAAGTGCTGCTCCGAGTTCATCGCCTACTCCACCGCGCCCGGGCCGACCGGGCCGTGGACCTACCGCGGCACGATCATGCCGACCCAGGGCAGCAGCTTCACCAACCACGCCGGCATCATCGACTTCAACGGCGGGTCGTACTTCTTCTACCACAACGGCGCGCTGCCCGGCGGCGGCGGTTTCACCCGCTCGGTCGCGGTGGAGAAGTTCACCTACAACGCCGACGGGACCATCCCGACGATCACCATGACCACGGCCGGTGCGCCGCAGAACGGCACGCTCGACCCGTACACGCGCCAGGAGGCCGAGACCATCGCCTGGAGCGCCGGTGTGGAGACCGAGCGCGCGTCCGAGGGCGGCATGAACGTCGGCTTCCTCGAGAACGGTGACTACATCAAGGTCAAGGGCGTCGCCTTCGGCGGTGGCGCGGCCACGGTCACCGCCCGGGTCGCGTCGGCCGCCGCCGGTGGACGCATCGAACTACGGACCGGCAGCCCCACCGGTACGACCGTGGGCACCTGCACCGTGCCGGGCACCGGCGGCTGGCAGAGCTGGGCGACCGTCTCCTGCCCGGTCAATGGGCTGACCGGCACGCAGGACCTGTACCTGCGGTTCGCCGGCGGCAGCGGCTACCTGTTCAACGTCGACTGGTGGCAGTTCGCCCGCGCGAGCTGA
- a CDS encoding cellulose binding domain-containing protein: MRNRTMIGAGLVAVAVGVLALGAGPAGAAVGGSGPYPADYETSAGLPNHTVYRPQNLPAERLPVLVWGNGGCASNGTAQVNFLREIASHGFLVIANGAPNGSGSTSARMLTESIDWAVAENARSGSRYYGRIDTSAVAVAGFSCGGLEAYAVSDDPRVTTTLIFSSGLLTDADDYQLRRLTKPIAYFIGGPGDIAYPNAVDDWGKLPSGLPAFMGNLNVGHGGTYDQPNGGEFGRVAVLYLKWRLKGDVSAGTAFAGAGCGLCGGPWQVQQKNLSLGGPAPTTPPPTGGATACTAVYTVQNQWNGGFVAGVTVTAGSAAIDGWRVTLSLPSGASVTSVWNAAGTGTSGTVTMTNVAYNGQLTPGQSTTFGFQGTGTGAGAGTTCTNI; the protein is encoded by the coding sequence ATGAGAAACAGAACGATGATCGGCGCGGGCCTGGTGGCCGTCGCGGTCGGCGTCCTGGCACTCGGCGCCGGGCCGGCCGGGGCCGCGGTGGGCGGCTCCGGCCCCTACCCGGCCGACTACGAGACCTCGGCCGGGCTGCCGAACCACACCGTCTACCGGCCGCAGAACCTGCCGGCCGAGCGGCTGCCCGTGCTCGTCTGGGGCAACGGCGGCTGCGCGTCGAACGGCACCGCGCAGGTCAACTTCCTCCGGGAGATCGCCTCGCACGGCTTCCTGGTCATCGCCAACGGCGCGCCGAACGGCTCCGGGTCCACCAGCGCGCGGATGCTGACCGAGTCGATCGACTGGGCCGTCGCGGAGAACGCGCGGTCCGGCAGCCGGTACTACGGCCGGATCGACACCTCCGCCGTGGCCGTCGCGGGCTTCTCCTGCGGCGGGCTGGAGGCGTACGCGGTCTCCGACGACCCGCGGGTCACCACCACACTCATCTTCAGCAGCGGCCTGCTCACCGACGCCGACGACTACCAGCTGCGCCGGCTCACCAAACCGATCGCGTACTTCATCGGCGGGCCGGGCGACATCGCCTACCCGAACGCCGTCGACGACTGGGGCAAGCTGCCGTCCGGGCTGCCCGCGTTCATGGGCAACCTGAACGTCGGGCACGGCGGCACCTACGACCAGCCCAACGGTGGCGAGTTCGGCCGGGTGGCCGTGCTGTACCTGAAATGGCGGCTGAAGGGCGACGTCTCGGCCGGCACCGCGTTCGCCGGTGCCGGCTGCGGGCTCTGCGGCGGTCCCTGGCAGGTGCAGCAGAAGAACCTGAGCCTCGGCGGCCCGGCGCCCACCACCCCGCCGCCGACCGGCGGGGCCACGGCCTGCACCGCGGTCTACACGGTGCAGAACCAGTGGAACGGCGGATTCGTCGCCGGTGTGACCGTCACCGCGGGAAGCGCGGCGATCGACGGCTGGCGCGTCACGCTCAGCCTGCCGTCCGGTGCGTCGGTCACCTCGGTCTGGAACGCGGCCGGCACCGGCACCAGCGGCACCGTGACGATGACCAACGTGGCGTACAACGGGCAGCTGACCCCGGGCCAGAGCACCACGTTCGGGTTCCAGGGCACGGGCACCGGCGCCGGCGCCGGGACGACCTGCACCAACATCTGA